The following is a genomic window from Marinococcus sp. PL1-022.
AAGCTCCCGTCGCATCCGGTTAAACGCATTGCCAAGCTGGCCGATTTCATCGTTGCTTACTACAGGCACCTTGGAGTCGAAATCCCCTTTCAGCACATTGAGGGCAAGCTCGCGCATTTTCCGTAGAGGTGCTGTAATACGGGTACTCAGAAAAAAAGCAAAAACGGTGGTTAAAATAATCGCAATACCGGCCGAAAGCAGAATAATCTGCTTTGTTTCCCCAGTGGTCTCTTCAATGACCGAGAGTGACTGGTACACATATACTTCCCCCTCGCGGCCGTCGTTAGTTGTAAACGGCTCGCCGACAGCAAAAATCTCGTCCTCTCCGCCATCCATGGAAAAGGTATCATGAACCGTCACCTGCTCCCGTTCTCCGGCCACCCGCCCGAGCTCATTACTATTCTGAATATCAGAGGCGGCCAGGCCGTCCCCTCCCCCTGATCCATACCAAAGGTCTCCATCGATAAATACCATCACTTCCGAATTGTACGTGCCGGCAATCTGATCAATGACCGGCTGCGAACTCTCAGGGGAGTTTTCATCCTGAAGCGCTGTGGCGATGATTTCAGCATTGTTAGTCAGCTGGTTCTCTGCTTCGGAAATATTAAACTGCTCGAAAAACTGAAGCAGCAGAATAGTAAGAATTAACAGGACCACCGTTAGCAGTCCAAGTATAGTCAGCCAGAGCTTTCCGACGACACTGCGCCAGATCATTGCTTTTGCTCCACCTCGAATTTATAGCCGACGCCCCATACTGTGGAAATCATGTCTGCCGCGTCTTCAGAAACCTTATTCAGCTTTTCACGCAGTCGCTTGACGTGCGTATCCACCGTCCGGAGATCCCCGAAGAAATCATATTTCCAGACGTCTTTTAAAAGCTGCTCCCGGGAAAATACTTTATCCGGCGACTGGGCCAGATACAGCAGCAGCTCGTACTCCTTCGGTGTCAGGCCGATGATTTTATTGTCCACCGTCACCCGGTGGGCATCGTTATCAATTGTTAAATGGGGGAAAACCAGCACTTCATTGGCAGATGCTTCCGGCTTCATATATTTGGTGGACGATGAACGCCGAAGCAGTGCTTTCACACGCAGCGTTACCTCGCGCGGACTGAACGGCTTAACGATATAGTCATCCGCCCCTACTTCAAACCCCTGTACTCTGTTGGATTCCTCTCCTTTAGCTGTCAGCATAATGACCGGCGTCGCTTTCGTTTCACGCAGCTGTTCACATACTTCTTCGCCGTCCATGCCGGGAAGCATTAAATCAAGCAGGATAACGTCGTAATCCTTTTCCAGGGCCATCGCAAGCGCGTCCTCTCCGTTTTCCGCCTCTTCAATCAAAAAATCTTCGCGCTCCAGATACATCCGGATAAGCCGGCGGATCCGGGCCTCATCGTCTACGACTAATATGGTTGTCTGCTGGTCCATGAAATCCTCTCCTGTCTAAAAAGCTTATGCATTCATTTTACCCGCCCCCAGACCGAGATTCAAAGCGGCAGATCTGAAACATTAATGAACTTTTAGGCCAGATCCTTAAGCTGTTTAACTTCCTTTGGCTTCAGCGGCCGGGTTTCACCTGGGTTCATTCCGAGCAGATCAAGCATGGCGTACTGCTCGCGCTTCAGCTTTTCCACCGGGTGGCCGATCTTTTCGAACATGCGGCGGATCTGGTGATTTCTTCCTTCATGGATCACAATTTCAATAATCGAGCTGTTGCCTTTTTTATTGGCGGATTTAACATTCACCTTCGCAGGGGCCGTTTTTACCCCGTCAAGCTCAATGCCGTGACGGAGAAGCTGCAGCTTTTCTGCTGACGGTTTCCCCGTCACCTTTGCGATATACGTTTTTTTTACGTTGCTTTTTGGGTGCATCATTTTATTGGCGAACTCGCCGTCATTGGTTAAAAGCAGCAGTCCGGAGGTATCGTAATCCAGCCGGCCGACAGGAAAAATACGCGCCTTTACTTCGGGAAAGAAATCGGTGACCACTTTGCGGTTTTTATCATCTGCTACCGCAGAAATAACCTGCTTTGGCTTGTACAGCAAATAATAGACCGGCTCTTCCTTCGTGAGCGGAATGCCGTCCACTTCCACCTGATCGTGGAGCCCGACCTTACTGCCGAGCTCTTTGACTGTTTTGCCGTTCACCTTTACCCGGCCGTCCGTAATATAATCTTCTGCTTTTCTTCTTGAAGTGATGCCGGCCTGGGCAATCACTTTTTGTAATCTTTCCATAAATAGGCCTCCTCATACAGTTTTTTCTGCTTATTTTATTTTCGTCCTGCTTCCGCTACAATACGGAGAAAGGAGCGTGCCACATGACAATTCATTTTCTAATTCTTTATGCAGCTCTGCTGCTGCTAGCCGGGATAACCGTCTGGTCCGCTGTCCGCACACATCTTACAAACAGGCAGCTGCAGCACCTGGTCCAGCGTGCAGACCAGCTCGAAACCGAAGCAGAAACTACCCGGACACAGGCTTATACCGCTTCCGTCGAGCAGGACATCTACATCCGGTTCATGACGGTAAAGGATGCTTTGTTCCGGCAGTTCAATGCGCCTCACCCCCGGGCAGTACGGGAGTCTGAACACGCTCTGCATTTTTCGGAAGATCAGCTGCTCACTGTCTTTTCCTCCGGCGAAGCAGATGAACTGCAACAGTTTTTCCAGCGCTACCGACTGTACCTTGATTCATACTGGAAAACCGGTACGGGCGGCTGGAAAACCGTATTTGTGTCGAACGCACAAAACGGCGCTGACAGTTGGGAAACTGTCCACGCCGCCACTAAGTCACTGTACCAGGAAGCAGAGCGCTTATCAGCGCTTTTCATTTATTCTTCATCCTGATCCAGTTCCCGGAAAAACAGATCCGCCTGTTCCGGCTGTTCTTCATCCTCAAGCGGCGGCAATTCTTCCAGGGTTTCAAGTCCAAAATACTCTAAAAATCGGGTGGACGTTACAAAAGACATCGGTCTCCCCGGCTTCTGGGTACGTTCGAATTCTTTGACGAGCCCTTTGGACAGCAGGGTCTGAAGCGCCCGATCCGATTTCACTCCGCGCACCTGGTCGATGTCTGCCCTCAGCACCGGCTGATTGTAGGCAATAATGGCAAGCGTCTCCAGTGCTGCCTGGCTGAGTGTCTGCCGGTTCTGCTGCTCACTGAAGTGTTCAATCGCTTCCGCCGCCTCGGGCACTGTCGCGAAGAAAAATGTATTTTCCGCCTGGGTAATCTGCAGGCCGCCTTCCCGCTGGGCCCAGGCATCCTTTAAGGAGATTAAGTGTCTGCGGGCAGAGTCCGTCTCTATACCGAGTGCTCTGGCAGCCTGTTCTGCCTCCAGGCCTTCATCCCCACTAATATACAGCAGCGACTCCAGCGCCCCCTCAATCGTTTTTTCCCGTTTCATACCTTCACCTTTTCTGCCAGTTGAATCGTTATATCATCAAAATTATGTGACTGCTCACAGCGGATCTGCTTTTGTTTCATCAGTTCAAGCAGAGCAAGAAATGTTACCACCATCTGCGGTTTGGTTCTCGTCTCTTCAAATAACTGGTAAAACGAACAGGCATCGAGCTGTTCGAGTTCCACCATTACCTCTGCCATCCGGTCTTCCACCGAATATTCATCCGTCCGGACAGTGGCCTCGGGAGGATGGGCGTTTTTTGCCCGTTCTTTCATTTTCTGGAACGCTGCCACCATGTCATATACCGTCAGCCCTTTCGGAAGGCCTTCTTCCTTTTCTTCTCCGGTGCTCCATTCACTGAGCGGTTTTTTGTACACCTGCTGCTGCTCCTGTTCTTTTTGCTGCAGTTTCCCGGCTGCTTCCTTATAGCGCTTGTATTCTTCAAGCTGCTCAATCAGCTGTTCTTTAGGATCTTCTTCCTCGATCCATGCATCCTCGTCCACTTGCACAGGCAGTAATGTCTGGCTTTTGATCTGCAAAAGCGTGGCTGCCATCACAAGATATTCTCCCGCCACATCAAGCTCAAGCTCCTGCATGGTCCTTACGTATTGCAGATACTGATCCGTAATTGCAGCCAGCGGAATATCCTGGATATCCATCTCCGCCTGCTGGACAAAATGAAGCAGCACATCAAGCGGACCTTCAAATTGATCAATTTTTACTTTATACTGCTCGGACATAATTCCCATCCTTCATCACTTGTTGAGTGCTTTTGCAAGTATATCATATCCGCTGTAAGCAGGGCATGCGTTTTCCCTGGCTGTTTTTGATACAATCAATCCTATCAATAATTTTGAAAGGAGAAACCGCCGTATGTATCCAGACGCCTATATTCTATTTCTTGTCGAGTTTCACAGCACCCGTGACTACTTTGAATGCCACGAAATACTCGAAGACCATTGGAAGGAAGCACCTTCCGGAGAACGTGATCCTGTATGGCCCGGCCTGATTCAGATCGCTGTCGGTCTGTACCATGAGCGGAGGGGTAACCTTACCGGGGCTTCAAAATGTTTGAAAAACGCCGGGTTGATTCTTGGGCCGCTTCCCCGCCGTCTGCAGGCCCTGGGGCTCGACGCCGACAGGCTGCTGCAGGCTATCCAGGAGCAGCTCGATCACCTTGAAGAGCCATTTCGTGACATGAACCTGCCGATTACTGATCCCGAACTCGAAGCCCAGTGTATTCGTCTTTGTGAACAAAAAAAGATTTGCTGGCTCCAGGACTCCCCGCTTGAGGATACGGACCTTGTCCACAAACACGCGCTCCGTGACCGCACCGATATCGTTCATGAACGCGATAAGCAGCTCCGCATCCGGGATAAACAGCGACGAAGCCGTGGTATGTAATCCGGACGTTCTTCGTATTCCCATTAAAAAACCCGCCGTTCACCGGCGGGAAAGTATTAGTTCACTTCATTTTCCAGAATATCTTTTTGATGTTCATCGCACACCTGCAGAAACTGAACCGTTTCCTTGCTGGCGACCAGGTCGTGATCGAGACGGCCTCTGACCGCCTGCACCATTTTTTTGCCTATACCTTCATCCCGGTAGGAGGGGTTCACGCATACATGGTGAAGCTCTGCATCTCCATTTTCAGTGTAACGAAGACCGACGACTCCGACAATATCATCGTCTTCCTTCCACATAAACAGCTGCCAGTCATCTGTTTCTTCATACTGCTGGACCGTTTCCTGGAGCTTTTTTACATCTTTTTCTTCCGGCATGTACGAAAGAAGCCCCATCGCTATTTTTTTATAGGATTGTTTATACTTAATCAACATAACCAATTATCCCTCATTGTGATCAGAATTTCAGACAAATTTGTCTTCATTTCCATAATTTACGCAAAGCAGTATCCAAATTCACCATTGACCATACACGCTTTTGGACAGAAATGCAAGAGGAATATAGGTAATTATAACTGAAAGCCGCTCATCACCGCTCATGCACGTGTAATCCCTCAAAATAAAATCACACGGCTTAAAACCGTGTGATTTATTTTACTCCATGCGGATTTTTTTTGCAAGACTAGCCATCTCCACGGCCCCCATAGCAGCCTCGGATCCTTTATTTCCGGCTTTTGTCCCGGCTCGTTCGATTGCCTGTTCAATTGTCTCCACAGTAATGATACCGTTAATAACCGGCAGTTCTTCCTGCAGCGATACATTTGCGACTCCCTTGGCGGATTCGTTGGCCACATAGTCAAAATGGGGAGTGGCGCCACGAATGATGGTCCCGATTGCCACAATTGCATCGTATTTTTTCGTTTTGGCTGCCTGCTGAGCAGCAAAGGGAATTTCGAATGCCCCGGGCACCCAGATAACGTCTATATCTTCTTCTCTCACTCCGCTGCGGATCAGTGTGCTTTCCGCTCCCTCTAGCAGCTGTTTATTAATGAATTCATTAAACCGTGCTGCGACGATCGCTATTTTTTGTCCACTGCCGTTTACGTTGCCTTCAATAGTAGTTGTCATTTTATTTTCCTCCTAAAAATGAAGCATATGTCCTAATTTTTGATACTTCGTACGCATATATTTCTCGTTTTCCTCCTGCAGCGGCAGCTGTATTGCAATGCGCTGCGTCACTTCAAGGCCGTAGCCGGAGATGCCTGTTATTTTCCTGGGATTGTTAGTGAGCAGCTTCATTTTCCCTACGCCAATGTCGCGAAGCACCTGGGCGCCAATCCCGTATTCACGCAGATCATCCGGAAAGCCAAGCTTTTTGTTTGCTTCCACTGTATCGTATCCCGCTTCCTGCAGTTCATACGCTTTTAATTTATTGATCAGACCAATGCCGCGTCCTTCCTGACGCATATACAGCAGCACGCCCTTGCCTTCTTTTTCGATCTGCATCAGTGCCGCCTGCAGCTGCGGCCCGCAGTCACAGCGTTTGGAGCCGAAAACATCCCCTGTCAGGCATTCTGAATGGACCCGGACCAGCGTTTCCTCCTCCGGATCGATTTCCCCTTTCACAAGCGCCATCATTTCTTTCCCATCAATAGATGATGTGAAGCCGAGCGCACGAAAATCACCAAATTCGGTTGGAAGGCTCGTATCCGCCTCCCGTTTTACCAGTTTTTCGCGGTGGCGACGGTAGCTGATTAAGTCTTTGATCGTTACCATTTTCAATCCGAACCGGTCAGCGATTTCGCGCAGCTCCGGCACCCTGGCCATTTCCCCGTCTTCTCTTGTGATTTCACAAATCGTCCCGGACGACGTTTTTCCGGACAGGCGCGCAAGGTCAATCGCGGCTTCCGTGTGACCGGCCCGCTGCAGTACTCCGCCTTCTTTTGCAATTAGTGGAAACACATGGCCCGGACGCTGAAAGTCTCCCGGTTCGGCGGTCTTATTGGCAAGGTGCTGAATTGTCAGCGCCCGCTCGGAGGCACTGATACCGGTTTTGGACGACACATGGTCGACGCTCACCGTAAAAGCAGTGCCATGCGGATCAGTATTCTGATCAGCCATCGGCTGAAGCTGCAGGCGCTCGGCCTGCTCTTCTGTGATCGGCGTGCAGACGAGACCGCGGCCGTACGTAATCATAAAGTTAATTGTCTGGGCATCAATGTTTTCCGACAGAGCGACAAAATCTCCTTCGTTCTCCCGGTCTTCGTCATCACAAACGATCACAACCTGCCCGTTCCTCAGTTCATCTAATGCTTCTTCAATGGGGTCAAACCAGCGTCGTTCCTCCATGGTATCGTTCCTACTTTCTTTGCAAAGGTTTTATTTATTTACAGTTAACAGACGTTCTGTATATTTGGCAAGCATGTCACATTCAATATTGACCAGATCGCCGGCCTGTTTGTCTGCGAGGTTGGTTACCTGCCACGTATGCGGAATAATCGACAGGGTAAAGGTTTCTTTTTCGTCATCCACTCCAAAAATCGTCAGGCTGATGCCATCAACTGTGACGGAGCCTTTATTGGTCATGTAGCGGAGCTGCTCCTTCGGCGTCTTTACGTGCACGTAAATCATGTTTTCTTCCTCTTCAATAGAAGCAATGGTTCCTGTGGCATCCACATGTCCCTGCACAAAGTGCCCGCCAAAGCGTCCGCCGGCCTGCATCGCAAGCTCCAGGTTAACGTGTGTGCCTTCTTCCATATATTTCAGACTCGTATGCTTGAGCGTTTCAGCCATCACGTCTACGTAGACGCACCGGCCTTTTTTAGCCGTCGCCGTCAGGCAGATGCCATTTACCGCAATGCTGTCGCCAATTTGAATACTGTTCATATCCAGATCACTTTCAAGCTCCAGCTGAATTAAATTTTCCTGGTGTGTCATTTTTGACACTGTTCCTGTCGCTTCTACAATTCCCGTAAACATGCTTTCACTCCCCGGCCTGCATTGTATATTTCCGGTCCTGCCCGAATGTCTCTTCTTTTATCAGTGAAAATGCCCGGGCCTCCTGAAGTGTCGAAATACCGCTTCCCTGGTAGACTCCGGGTGCATTTTCCCCGCCAATCACCATCGGCGCTACATACATTAAATATTCCTGAATCATTGCAGCTTCCAGAAAGGACCCGAGAACGCCGGCCCCTCCTTCCACAAATAATGAGACAATTTTCTTTTCTCCGAGCACATCCAGTACCGCGGAGATATTTTTCACGCCGGAAGCGACTGGTATCACTTCAGCCCCCGCTTCTTCGAGGCGGTGCTGCTTTTCAGTGTCGGCCGGCTCATTCGTCAAGATGTAGACCGGAGTTGCTGCATCCTTCAGCATTCGGCTGTTCTCCGGCATGCGGAGCGTACTGTCGAGTACTACCCGCGCCGGCGTCACTCCCGTTTCCGGAACCCGGGCTGTGAGGGACGGATCGTCACTCAGTACAGTCCCGATACCGACTAAAATGCCGTCACACCGGCGCCTCTCCCGGTGCACATCCTCCCGGGCTTCTTTTCCGGTAATCCACTGGCTTTCCCCACTGGCTGTCGCAGTCTTTCCGTCAAGGGAAGAAGCAGTTTTAGCCGTCACATAAGGTTGTCCATTCTTAATAAAATGAAAAAATTTCCTGTTTAAATAAGCTGCTTCTTCCTGCCCCACTCCAGTCACAACTTCCAGACCCGCTTCCTCCATCATTTGTATGCCCTTGCCGGCTACAAGCGGATTCGGATCTGAAGCTGCCACCACCACTTTTACAATGCCTGCTTCAATAATCTTTTTGGCACACGGCGGGGTGCGGCCGTAATGGCTGCAGGGCTCGAGAGTGACATAAATCGAAGCTCCTTCAGCTTCGTCTCCTGCCATTGCAAGCGCATGGACTTCTGCGTGTGCTTCACCGGAGCGAAGGTGAGCTCCCATTCCAACGATTCTGCCATCTTTAACGACGACGGCACCGACCATTGGATTCGGGTAAGTCTGCCCTTCAGTTGAGCGCGCAAGTTCAAGTGCTGTATGCATCCATGTATGATCCATATGGCCGGACCTCCTTGTATTTTTGCTTTTTTTAATTACAGAAACAAAAAAAGCCCCCGGATGAACATCCGGGGGCTTTTATACATACGTATCCAAAATAATATTCCACTTCCATTCTGCGGAACATACACCTGCAGACAGAAAAACAGAATTTTTTCGAATACGGTTTTCCTTCTCCCATCCAGACTGTTACTGTCGGCTTCAGAATTGCACTGAATCCACCGTCCGCGCCTTTGGCGCTTACCGGGTCACGGACTGAAAAGCATTCGCTTTATCACCGTCGGTTGGGACTTTCACCCGACCCCGAAGGATGTTGATCGCAATCAACGTACCGTATGAAGTTAAAATACATTTTATTACTTTCTTATTTATCCGTCAAAACATTCAGCTTATGCTTCGTCCCAGACACGTACTTCCTTCATAACATCCTGTGCCTGGATGCGGTCCACCTGGTCCATATTGTCTGTCACACGGCCAAATACCGTATGTACACCGTTCAGGTGCGGCTGCTGGTCAAAGAGAATAAAGAACTGGCTGCCGCCGGTGTCTTTTCCAGCGTGAGCCATCGAGAGATAGCCTCTTTCGTGGGTGCGCGGGTTTCCTTCCGTTTCACACGGAATGGTATACCCCGGACCGCCGTCTCCGCGGTTATTCGGGCATCCGCCCTGGGCGACAAAGCCCGGGATAACGCGGTGGAACGTAAGGCCGTCATAAAAGCCGTCATTCGCCAGACCTTCAAAGTTTTCCACTGTTCCCGGTGCATCCTCCGGGAAAAATTCCAATGTTACTGTTTCTCCGTTTTCAAATGCGATTTTACCTTTTTTCATGTCTCTCTACCCCTTTTTATTTGGTTTTTGCCTTTGCCGGTGCATACGACAGATCGTACTGAAGAATATCTTCGTACGTTTCTCCGCGAACCACCAGATGTGACTCCCCGTCTTCGGCGAAAACGACCGGAGGACGCGGGAGGCGGTTGTAATTGTTGGCCATGGAATATCCGTAGGCTCCTGTGCAGAAAACCGCCAGCGTATCATTAGTTTTCACTTCCGGAAGCGGAAGGTTCCAGATCAGCATATCGCCGCTTTCACAGAGCTTGCCGGCAACCGAAAACGTGTCATCGGCTTTTTCATGGCCCCGGTTGGCTAAAATGCCCTCGTACTCTGCCTGATAAAGAGCCGGACGAATGTTGTCAGACATGCCTCCATCCACTGAAATGTAGCGGCGAACACCAGGAATGTCCTTTTTCGAACCTACGTCATACAGCGTTGTTCCGGCATCACCGCTAACGGACCTTCCAGGCTCGATCCAGATTTCCGGCACGTCCATGCCGGTACGGAGCGCTTCCTGTTTAACTGACTGGATCATATCCTGGACGTACTGTTCCGGCGCGAGCGGTTCGTCTCCTTCCACATAGCGGATCCCAAAGCCGCCGCCGCAGTTCAGCACATCCGGCGTGAACTGAAGGTGCTCCTGCCAGTGCACAAACTGATCAAACAGTTTTTTGATAGCCATGGTGAACCCGCTCGTTTCAAAGATCTGCGAACCAATATGACAATGCACGCCTTTAATGTTGATGGACGGACTCTGCTGCAGGCGGTAAATGGCCTGATCGGCCTGGCCGGATGTCAGGTCAAAGCCGAATTTTGAATCCTCCTGCCCGGTGGAGATGTATTCATGGGTGTGCGCCTCGATGCCTGGAGTCGTCCGGATCAATGCTTCCACCTGGGTCTGCTGCCTTGCCGCCTGCTGCTCAATCAATTGAATTTCATGAAAGTTATCAATTACAAAGCAGCCAATGCCGAGTTCAATGGCAAGGGCGATTTCCGCTTCGCTTTTATTATTGCCGTGAAAATGAACTTTTTCCATCGGAAAACCGGCTTTTGACGCCGTCATCAATTCTCCTCCGGAAACCACATCCAGGCTGAGTCCCATTTCCTTCGCAAGCTGCGCCATTGCGACGCAGCTGAATGCTTTGCTTGCATAGGCAACCTGATACGTCATTTTGTTATCTTCGAAAGCCTGCTGAAACCCACGGGCCCGCTCGCGCATTAAAGCGACGTCATAAACGTAAACCGGGCTTCCGTATTCCTGCTTTATATCAACCGTATCCACCCCGCCGATCTCCAGGTGGCCGTGTTCGTTTATATGGTGCGTTCCATGAAGCTGCATATTATTCTCTCCTTCGTTGCTCCTCCTCGTTCGTTTATTTTAGCACGCTTCTGAAAAAGACAAAAGCTTTATGCAAGTAAAGAAACCGCGCAATTACTGCACGGTTTCATAAATGAGGACTGGTTTTTCAACAGCAGCTTCTGCAATTGTAAAGGCTTCGGAAATTTTCCTGGCGCTCTCAGCGCTGTTTTGGTCATTCACATGCATAATAGCGATCGTATCGCCCTTTTGCACAGGGTCACCGATTTTTTTCATGAGCTCAATTCCCACACTGTAATCAAGCACGTCGTCTTTGGTAGCACGGCCGGCTCCGAGAAGCATCGCACTTACGCCGATTTCTTCGGCTTCAATGCCGTGCACATAGCCTGAGGCTTCCGCCTTTACTTCAACACGGTGCTCGGCAGCTGCAAGACCATCCGGGTTGTCTACAGCGGAGGCGTCCCCGTGCTGGTTTTGCACAAATGCCTTCATCTTTTCAAGCGCGTCCCCGTTTTCAATCACCTGAAGCACCATTTTTTCCGCCTGCTCCAGCTTGTCGGCTTTACCGCCCGCAACAAGCATATAGGAGGAAAGCGTGACGCTCAGCTCGTGCAGATCTTCCGGCCCGTTCCCCTGCAGTGTTTCAATGGCTTCTTTAACTTCGAGGGCGTTCCCGACGGTCCGGCCCAGCGGCTGATCCATATTGGAAATGACCGCCATCGTTTTACGATCCAGGGATTGACCGATTTCCACCATTGCTTCCGCCAGACGCTTCGCTTCCTTCACTTCCTTCATAAAGGCACCCGATCCTGCCTTTACATCAAGCACAATTGCATCTGCGCCGGCAGCAATTTTTTTACTCATCACCGAGCTTGCAATCAGCGGAATCGAGTTTACGGTTGCTGTCACGTCCCGGAGTGCGTACAGCTTTTTGTCTGCCGGGGTGAGATTTCCACTCTGACCTGCGACAGCAATTTTGTGTTCATTAACAAGATTGACGAACTCTTCCTTTGGAATCTCTGTTTCAAACCCACGGAAGCTTTCCAGCTTATCGATCGTGCCGCCGGTGTGCCCGAGCCCGCGTCCGGACATCTTCGCTACAGGAACGCCGCATGCCGCCACAATCGGTCCG
Proteins encoded in this region:
- a CDS encoding response regulator transcription factor, giving the protein MDQQTTILVVDDEARIRRLIRMYLEREDFLIEEAENGEDALAMALEKDYDVILLDLMLPGMDGEEVCEQLRETKATPVIMLTAKGEESNRVQGFEVGADDYIVKPFSPREVTLRVKALLRRSSSTKYMKPEASANEVLVFPHLTIDNDAHRVTVDNKIIGLTPKEYELLLYLAQSPDKVFSREQLLKDVWKYDFFGDLRTVDTHVKRLREKLNKVSEDAADMISTVWGVGYKFEVEQKQ
- a CDS encoding pseudouridine synthase encodes the protein MERLQKVIAQAGITSRRKAEDYITDGRVKVNGKTVKELGSKVGLHDQVEVDGIPLTKEEPVYYLLYKPKQVISAVADDKNRKVVTDFFPEVKARIFPVGRLDYDTSGLLLLTNDGEFANKMMHPKSNVKKTYIAKVTGKPSAEKLQLLRHGIELDGVKTAPAKVNVKSANKKGNSSIIEIVIHEGRNHQIRRMFEKIGHPVEKLKREQYAMLDLLGMNPGETRPLKPKEVKQLKDLA
- the scpB gene encoding SMC-Scp complex subunit ScpB, which codes for MKREKTIEGALESLLYISGDEGLEAEQAARALGIETDSARRHLISLKDAWAQREGGLQITQAENTFFFATVPEAAEAIEHFSEQQNRQTLSQAALETLAIIAYNQPVLRADIDQVRGVKSDRALQTLLSKGLVKEFERTQKPGRPMSFVTSTRFLEYFGLETLEELPPLEDEEQPEQADLFFRELDQDEE
- a CDS encoding segregation/condensation protein A, with the protein product MSEQYKVKIDQFEGPLDVLLHFVQQAEMDIQDIPLAAITDQYLQYVRTMQELELDVAGEYLVMAATLLQIKSQTLLPVQVDEDAWIEEEDPKEQLIEQLEEYKRYKEAAGKLQQKEQEQQQVYKKPLSEWSTGEEKEEGLPKGLTVYDMVAAFQKMKERAKNAHPPEATVRTDEYSVEDRMAEVMVELEQLDACSFYQLFEETRTKPQMVVTFLALLELMKQKQIRCEQSHNFDDITIQLAEKVKV
- a CDS encoding DUF309 domain-containing protein, with product MYPDAYILFLVEFHSTRDYFECHEILEDHWKEAPSGERDPVWPGLIQIAVGLYHERRGNLTGASKCLKNAGLILGPLPRRLQALGLDADRLLQAIQEQLDHLEEPFRDMNLPITDPELEAQCIRLCEQKKICWLQDSPLEDTDLVHKHALRDRTDIVHERDKQLRIRDKQRRSRGM
- a CDS encoding GNAT family N-acetyltransferase codes for the protein MLIKYKQSYKKIAMGLLSYMPEEKDVKKLQETVQQYEETDDWQLFMWKEDDDIVGVVGLRYTENGDAELHHVCVNPSYRDEGIGKKMVQAVRGRLDHDLVASKETVQFLQVCDEHQKDILENEVN
- the ribE gene encoding 6,7-dimethyl-8-ribityllumazine synthase codes for the protein MTTTIEGNVNGSGQKIAIVAARFNEFINKQLLEGAESTLIRSGVREEDIDVIWVPGAFEIPFAAQQAAKTKKYDAIVAIGTIIRGATPHFDYVANESAKGVANVSLQEELPVINGIITVETIEQAIERAGTKAGNKGSEAAMGAVEMASLAKKIRME
- a CDS encoding bifunctional 3,4-dihydroxy-2-butanone-4-phosphate synthase/GTP cyclohydrolase II, whose amino-acid sequence is MEERRWFDPIEEALDELRNGQVVIVCDDEDRENEGDFVALSENIDAQTINFMITYGRGLVCTPITEEQAERLQLQPMADQNTDPHGTAFTVSVDHVSSKTGISASERALTIQHLANKTAEPGDFQRPGHVFPLIAKEGGVLQRAGHTEAAIDLARLSGKTSSGTICEITREDGEMARVPELREIADRFGLKMVTIKDLISYRRHREKLVKREADTSLPTEFGDFRALGFTSSIDGKEMMALVKGEIDPEEETLVRVHSECLTGDVFGSKRCDCGPQLQAALMQIEKEGKGVLLYMRQEGRGIGLINKLKAYELQEAGYDTVEANKKLGFPDDLREYGIGAQVLRDIGVGKMKLLTNNPRKITGISGYGLEVTQRIAIQLPLQEENEKYMRTKYQKLGHMLHF
- a CDS encoding riboflavin synthase gives rise to the protein MFTGIVEATGTVSKMTHQENLIQLELESDLDMNSIQIGDSIAVNGICLTATAKKGRCVYVDVMAETLKHTSLKYMEEGTHVNLELAMQAGGRFGGHFVQGHVDATGTIASIEEEENMIYVHVKTPKEQLRYMTNKGSVTVDGISLTIFGVDDEKETFTLSIIPHTWQVTNLADKQAGDLVNIECDMLAKYTERLLTVNK
- the ribD gene encoding bifunctional diaminohydroxyphosphoribosylaminopyrimidine deaminase/5-amino-6-(5-phosphoribosylamino)uracil reductase RibD, with protein sequence MDHTWMHTALELARSTEGQTYPNPMVGAVVVKDGRIVGMGAHLRSGEAHAEVHALAMAGDEAEGASIYVTLEPCSHYGRTPPCAKKIIEAGIVKVVVAASDPNPLVAGKGIQMMEEAGLEVVTGVGQEEAAYLNRKFFHFIKNGQPYVTAKTASSLDGKTATASGESQWITGKEAREDVHRERRRCDGILVGIGTVLSDDPSLTARVPETGVTPARVVLDSTLRMPENSRMLKDAATPVYILTNEPADTEKQHRLEEAGAEVIPVASGVKNISAVLDVLGEKKIVSLFVEGGAGVLGSFLEAAMIQEYLMYVAPMVIGGENAPGVYQGSGISTLQEARAFSLIKEETFGQDRKYTMQAGE
- a CDS encoding peptidylprolyl isomerase yields the protein MKKGKIAFENGETVTLEFFPEDAPGTVENFEGLANDGFYDGLTFHRVIPGFVAQGGCPNNRGDGGPGYTIPCETEGNPRTHERGYLSMAHAGKDTGGSQFFILFDQQPHLNGVHTVFGRVTDNMDQVDRIQAQDVMKEVRVWDEA
- the lysA gene encoding diaminopimelate decarboxylase → MQLHGTHHINEHGHLEIGGVDTVDIKQEYGSPVYVYDVALMRERARGFQQAFEDNKMTYQVAYASKAFSCVAMAQLAKEMGLSLDVVSGGELMTASKAGFPMEKVHFHGNNKSEAEIALAIELGIGCFVIDNFHEIQLIEQQAARQQTQVEALIRTTPGIEAHTHEYISTGQEDSKFGFDLTSGQADQAIYRLQQSPSINIKGVHCHIGSQIFETSGFTMAIKKLFDQFVHWQEHLQFTPDVLNCGGGFGIRYVEGDEPLAPEQYVQDMIQSVKQEALRTGMDVPEIWIEPGRSVSGDAGTTLYDVGSKKDIPGVRRYISVDGGMSDNIRPALYQAEYEGILANRGHEKADDTFSVAGKLCESGDMLIWNLPLPEVKTNDTLAVFCTGAYGYSMANNYNRLPRPPVVFAEDGESHLVVRGETYEDILQYDLSYAPAKAKTK